A part of Saimiri boliviensis isolate mSaiBol1 chromosome 11, mSaiBol1.pri, whole genome shotgun sequence genomic DNA contains:
- the RPL11 gene encoding large ribosomal subunit protein uL5 yields the protein MAQDQGEKENPMRELRIRKLCLNICVGESGDRLTRAAKVLEQLTGQTPVFSKARYTVRSFGIRRNEKIAVHCTVRGAKAEEILEKGLKVREYELRKNNFSDTGNFGFGIQEHIDLGIKYDPSIGIYGLDFYVVLGRPGFSIADKKRRTGCIGAKHRISKEEAMRWFQQKYDGIILPGK from the exons ATGGcg CAGGATCAAGGTGAAAAAGAGAACCCCATGCGGGAACTTCGCATCCGCAAGCTCTGTCTCAACATCTGTGTTGGGGAGAGTGGAGACAGACTGACCCGAGCTGCCAAGGTGTTGGAGCAGCTCACAGGGCAGACCCCTGTGTTTTCCAAAG CTAGATACACTGTCAGATCCTTTGGCATCCGGAGAAATGAAAAGATTGCTGTCCACTGCACAGTTCgaggggccaaggcagaagaaatcTTGGAGAAGGGCTTAAAG GTGCGGGAGTATGAGTTAAGAAAAAACAACTTCTCCGATACTGGAAACTTTGGTTTTGGGATTCAGGAACACATCGATCTTGGTATCAAATATGACCCAAGCATTGGTATCTACGGCCTGGACTTCTATGTg GTGCTGGGTAGGCCAGGTTTCAGCATCGCAGACAAGAAGCGCAGGACAGGCTGCATTGGGGCCAAACACAGAATCAGCAAAGAGGAGGCCATGCGCTGGTTCCAGCAGAAG TATGATGGGATCATCCTTCCTGGCAAATAA